The Terriglobia bacterium genome has a window encoding:
- a CDS encoding FAD-dependent oxidoreductase → MAFWFEKPPTWTFKAGQFIDVTLIDPPETDAEGDTREFSIASAPSEPAIMVATRLRDTAFKRVLRDLALNTQVRIEGPFGDLVLHNNVSRPAVFLSGGIGITPLRSILVRAARERLPHRLFLFYANRRPEDAPFLDDIRMLERENPNFTFVPTMTEMANSRRPWQGETGRIDQDLLNKYLKNLGSAIYYITGPAGMVSGMRQLLNRTGIDDDDIRTEEFSGY, encoded by the coding sequence ATGGCCTTTTGGTTTGAGAAGCCGCCCACCTGGACTTTCAAGGCAGGCCAATTCATCGACGTCACGTTGATCGATCCTCCGGAAACCGACGCGGAGGGGGACACGAGGGAGTTCTCGATTGCCAGCGCCCCGAGCGAGCCTGCGATCATGGTCGCAACCCGCCTGCGCGACACCGCATTTAAACGCGTCCTGCGTGATCTCGCCCTCAACACGCAGGTCAGGATCGAGGGGCCGTTCGGCGATCTCGTGCTGCACAATAATGTGTCACGCCCGGCGGTCTTTTTGTCCGGCGGCATAGGCATCACACCGTTGAGAAGCATCCTGGTGCGCGCCGCACGGGAGCGGCTGCCGCACCGGCTTTTTCTTTTTTATGCCAACCGGCGACCTGAAGATGCTCCGTTTTTGGATGACATCAGGATGTTGGAGCGGGAGAATCCGAACTTCACATTCGTTCCGACTATGACGGAAATGGCAAATTCCCGGCGTCCCTGGCAGGGAGAGACAGGCCGGATCGATCAGGACCTGCTCAACAAGTATCTGAAGAACCTGGGATCAGCGATCTATTACATCACCGGGCCGGCCGGGATGGTGTCGGGGATGCGGCAGTTGCTCAATCGCACGGGGATCGACGATGACGATATACGCACGGAGGAATTTTCCGGCTACTAG
- a CDS encoding tetratricopeptide repeat protein, with amino-acid sequence MKRLACWILSLVLTLAVLACHKRPQAITAPIGPPVPEALIQEYVSQGDDLFQAMHLYAWRRAEAAYTKAYGLAARQEIRDKLALVKLLRMTREIDEDIACPGLKEDVRFICQDPLDARGQALCDLARGYALGPMAAAEQMKRVDPAVLQVETSPLDAYFFALHTRTFGLDAKDDSVRKQLFEKYKDSPLFMYLNIGPLSSRVTQQFPDFAEAWEFSAEMNFQRNLIKSARTGFSKALTLIPDYTRSINGLANIYFFTLEDYPNALKTYESALKWDPQNTAALFGQGAALHHLDRYEDSNAAMDRMLASDLSRNGRVTSNSVQYYRGEANYYKAYNYHMMQDPVRARELIEVAKRDLPQAEEINYLSGLLYYNAGQLDAAKADFEKAIRTGKNCYAYHYLGLIEFKRGGPTAAAQFLTCSTCLERGLRALKENIRSLSGLDVEPSEKEALQLRMEMKLVEYRDSSADLIGRMIGLIRDATIDADWKQIFMNSMNDLLAKVQAISAK; translated from the coding sequence ATGAAGCGCCTGGCCTGTTGGATTCTGTCTCTGGTATTGACACTCGCCGTGCTTGCTTGCCACAAGAGACCGCAAGCCATCACCGCACCCATCGGCCCCCCTGTTCCCGAAGCGCTGATCCAGGAGTACGTCTCCCAGGGAGACGATCTGTTCCAGGCAATGCACCTCTATGCCTGGCGCAGGGCCGAAGCAGCCTACACGAAGGCTTACGGCCTCGCAGCCCGGCAGGAGATTCGCGACAAACTCGCTCTGGTCAAGCTTCTCCGCATGACCCGAGAGATCGACGAGGACATTGCCTGCCCGGGCTTGAAGGAAGATGTCCGCTTCATCTGCCAGGATCCGCTCGACGCTCGCGGGCAGGCTCTTTGCGATCTGGCCAGGGGTTACGCTTTGGGCCCGATGGCCGCGGCGGAGCAAATGAAACGAGTCGACCCCGCCGTCCTTCAAGTGGAAACCTCGCCCCTGGACGCCTATTTCTTTGCGCTCCATACCAGAACGTTCGGCCTGGACGCCAAAGATGACAGCGTTAGAAAACAGTTATTTGAGAAGTACAAAGACTCGCCACTATTCATGTATCTGAATATCGGCCCCCTATCTTCCCGTGTGACCCAGCAGTTTCCCGATTTTGCAGAGGCTTGGGAATTCTCCGCCGAAATGAACTTTCAACGGAACCTCATCAAGTCTGCCAGAACCGGCTTTTCCAAGGCACTCACTCTGATTCCCGATTACACCCGGTCGATCAATGGCCTAGCCAACATCTACTTCTTCACACTGGAAGATTACCCGAACGCCCTCAAGACTTACGAAAGCGCGCTCAAGTGGGATCCCCAGAACACGGCGGCTCTCTTCGGCCAGGGAGCGGCGCTGCATCACCTGGATAGATACGAAGATTCCAATGCCGCAATGGACCGGATGCTCGCAAGCGATCTCAGCCGCAACGGACGGGTCACCTCAAACAGCGTCCAGTATTATCGCGGCGAAGCGAATTACTATAAGGCTTACAACTATCACATGATGCAGGATCCCGTGCGGGCTCGGGAACTCATCGAAGTGGCCAAGCGTGATCTGCCCCAAGCCGAGGAGATCAATTACCTGTCGGGTCTCCTCTACTATAATGCCGGTCAACTGGATGCCGCCAAAGCGGATTTTGAAAAGGCGATCAGAACGGGGAAAAACTGCTACGCCTACCATTACCTTGGTCTGATCGAGTTCAAGAGGGGCGGGCCCACCGCAGCCGCCCAGTTCCTCACCTGCAGTACCTGCCTCGAAAGAGGCCTGCGCGCGTTGAAGGAGAACATCCGATCCCTCTCAGGCCTTGACGTCGAGCCGAGCGAGAAAGAGGCTCTTCAGCTGAGGATGGAAATGAAACTTGTCGAGTACAGGGATTCCTCGGCCGACCTGATCGGGCGCATGATCGGATTGATCCGGGATGCAACGATTGATGCCGACTGGAAGCAGATCTTCATGAACTCGATGAACGATCTCCTGGCCAAAGTGCAGGCAATCAGCGCGAAATGA
- a CDS encoding zinc-dependent peptidase — MFGFKKWHRQRLLKKPLPPAWLAVMERNVPYYRLLPGKQQRELQGLTQVFLAEKRFEGCGGLELTDEIRVTVAAQGCILLLGRETDIYPKLRSVLVYPGAYVANVTAPQPDGTVVEGWQGRLGESWMQGYVVLSWNDVLRGAADIHDGRNVVYHEFAHQLDNESGAPEGAPLLPESSMYTDWARVFGAEYRALCDSVERGQPALLDAYGAVSPAEFFAVATEFFFERPVEVRAQHPELYDQLKLYYQQDPALRMAHAV; from the coding sequence ATGTTCGGATTCAAGAAGTGGCATCGACAGCGGCTATTGAAAAAGCCGCTGCCGCCCGCTTGGCTGGCGGTGATGGAAAGGAATGTGCCCTACTATCGGCTCCTGCCGGGGAAGCAGCAGCGTGAGCTTCAGGGGTTGACCCAGGTCTTTCTCGCAGAGAAGCGTTTCGAGGGCTGCGGCGGCCTCGAACTCACCGATGAAATCCGAGTGACCGTCGCCGCGCAAGGCTGCATCCTGTTACTCGGCCGCGAGACCGACATCTATCCCAAATTACGGTCAGTGCTCGTCTACCCCGGTGCCTACGTCGCCAATGTGACCGCCCCGCAGCCGGATGGGACCGTTGTCGAAGGTTGGCAGGGACGTCTTGGCGAGTCCTGGATGCAGGGATATGTCGTGCTTTCGTGGAATGATGTTCTGCGCGGCGCTGCCGACATTCACGACGGCCGCAATGTGGTGTACCACGAATTTGCGCATCAACTGGACAACGAATCCGGGGCCCCCGAGGGAGCTCCTCTGCTGCCGGAGAGTTCGATGTATACCGACTGGGCTCGCGTTTTCGGCGCCGAATACCGGGCGCTTTGCGACAGCGTGGAACGCGGCCAGCCGGCACTTCTGGACGCCTACGGCGCCGTCAGTCCCGCGGAGTTCTTCGCTGTGGCCACGGAATTCTTCTTTGAACGGCCGGTTGAGGTGAGAGCACAGCACCCGGAGCTGTACGATCAGCTGAAGTTGTACTATCAACAGGACCCGGCACTTCGTATGGCGCATGCGGTCTGA
- a CDS encoding SRPBCC family protein — MVSSSVTKKISINAPVSKVFTFVANLANWPQWAIANVVAVKPGSDEWWALETCTGLGRLRIKPDEASGTLDYDISVSGVKWTVAARVVADGAGSEFSVTYSQPPSLSKDAFDKQISLVDKELAKLKELMES, encoded by the coding sequence GTGGTTTCGAGTTCCGTCACTAAGAAAATTTCAATCAACGCACCTGTCTCGAAAGTGTTCACGTTCGTTGCCAATCTCGCCAACTGGCCCCAATGGGCCATCGCCAATGTGGTGGCAGTCAAGCCGGGCTCCGACGAATGGTGGGCCCTGGAAACGTGCACGGGCCTTGGCAGGCTCCGCATCAAACCCGACGAGGCCTCGGGAACTCTTGACTACGACATATCTGTCTCCGGGGTGAAATGGACGGTCGCGGCGCGCGTCGTCGCCGACGGTGCAGGCAGCGAATTCTCCGTAACATATTCGCAGCCTCCGTCGCTTTCAAAGGATGCGTTCGACAAGCAAATCTCTCTCGTTGACAAGGAACTCGCGAAGCTCAAGGAACTGATGGAATCCTGA
- a CDS encoding ABC transporter ATP-binding protein has protein sequence MSIPAISLQGLTKRYGRLLAVSNLTLDVTESEIFGFLGLNGAGKTTTIRMLLDLLRPNSGSAKVLGHDCQRAGLRVRALVGYLPGEVDFYGDMTGREVLELLGRLQTRPVSPEYRRELQERFDLPDVDLRRKLREYSTGMKRKLCLIQAFQGDPPLLILDEPTDVLACPFGGGARVRAHRLDPQRRAGPACIGRGPA, from the coding sequence ATGTCCATACCGGCAATTTCCCTGCAAGGGCTCACCAAGCGGTACGGACGACTGCTCGCGGTCAGCAATCTCACGCTCGATGTGACAGAGAGCGAAATCTTCGGATTTCTCGGGCTTAATGGTGCCGGCAAAACCACCACCATCCGCATGCTTCTGGATTTGCTGCGACCGAACTCAGGTAGCGCCAAGGTTCTGGGTCACGACTGCCAGCGTGCCGGCCTGCGGGTGCGCGCCCTCGTCGGTTATCTGCCGGGGGAGGTGGATTTCTATGGTGACATGACCGGCAGGGAAGTGCTCGAGTTGCTCGGCCGCCTGCAGACACGGCCGGTTTCGCCGGAGTATCGCAGGGAGTTGCAGGAGAGATTCGATCTGCCGGATGTCGATTTGCGCCGCAAGCTGCGCGAGTACAGCACAGGAATGAAGCGGAAGCTCTGCCTGATCCAGGCCTTTCAGGGCGATCCTCCGCTCCTCATCCTCGACGAGCCGACCGATGTCCTCGCATGTCCTTTCGGAGGTGGAGCGCGTGTGCGGGCGCATCGGCTTGATCCGCAAAGGCGAGCTGGCCCTGCTTGCATCGGTCGAGGACCTGCATAG
- a CDS encoding ABC transporter permease subunit, whose protein sequence is MRACLALLLHSVRRVRSLVLAMAALLAAFQILLAFAARSLQELNTFPQLAALIPDFLRQILGPSLLTLMSFRGIACLGYFHVAIMATLIGLMIALATEPVSEAETRFLDLILSHPLARHWVISRTIALLAACIVLLLGAMMSGTRLGLYWLAPEDMAQATFRVIPALTLNLGLLLLCWGSIALALASIAHRRSVAAAATALLAMACYMTDLIAQIWKPLKPVVRYSPFHYYNSLNLIMGSSDMTGDTLTLASIAVTGFLLAYLFFQRRDL, encoded by the coding sequence ATGAGAGCCTGCCTTGCCCTCCTCCTGCACTCAGTCCGGCGGGTGCGCTCGCTGGTTCTGGCAATGGCCGCTTTGTTGGCGGCCTTCCAGATTCTGCTCGCGTTTGCAGCCAGGTCGCTGCAGGAACTCAATACCTTTCCTCAATTGGCGGCGTTGATACCGGATTTTCTCCGGCAGATACTGGGGCCGTCTCTCCTGACGCTGATGTCGTTCCGGGGGATCGCCTGTCTGGGCTATTTCCACGTCGCCATCATGGCAACGCTGATCGGGCTGATGATCGCGCTTGCCACCGAACCCGTGAGCGAGGCCGAAACCCGATTCCTCGATCTTATACTCTCGCACCCGCTGGCCCGGCACTGGGTGATAAGCCGGACTATCGCATTGCTGGCCGCATGCATTGTCCTCTTGCTGGGCGCGATGATGTCAGGTACGCGGCTCGGGCTCTACTGGCTGGCCCCCGAAGATATGGCGCAGGCAACCTTTCGTGTCATTCCCGCACTTACATTGAATCTGGGATTGCTGCTGCTCTGTTGGGGCAGCATCGCGTTGGCCTTGGCCTCGATCGCCCACCGTCGGAGCGTGGCGGCTGCCGCCACGGCCCTGCTGGCGATGGCGTGCTACATGACCGACTTGATCGCCCAGATCTGGAAGCCCTTGAAACCAGTGGTACGATACTCTCCCTTCCATTACTACAACTCATTGAATCTGATCATGGGTTCCTCGGATATGACCGGGGACACCTTGACTCTGGCATCCATCGCTGTGACCGGTTTTCTCCTGGCCTACCTTTTTTTCCAGCGCCGCGACCTCTGA
- a CDS encoding prolyl oligopeptidase family serine peptidase, giving the protein MKNHRILTAGCAVIVFLLLSVSLLSAQKSFTIEKILSYSWPSELVSAKKADRIAWLEAERGLRNVYTAVGPGFKPVRLTDFMQDDGKELTGLRISEDGSVVVFVRGQGPNRDGWIANPANDAAGGHQEIWSVSTRKGKPARLAEANGPVLAPNGKWVLFVRDGQIFEVPVNVSGKLAATSSGEPLIKAWGRNGDPKWSPDSKKIAFVSNRTDHSLIVIYDHEKRQLAYLSPSVDRDSSPTWSPDGKRIAFLRRPGASFVQTTTLAQQQAQQGRGVGTGRVGGAPQAGRGGAAQGGQRGAGASIYQRAELPGGHTLAIFVADVASGEAHEIWHPAQEDPSFAPNNRIEWAGNSLIFQLVRNNWQHYFSLPTSGGDNVMPVDLTPGEGETPGSDEAETLGVSSNGAYLYYGTNVGDIDRRHVWKTPTGGGAPVQLTKGEGIENYPAALASGDKVACFYADAKQPKCIAIVPAEGGKPNIISRKLPADFPYDAQVVPEQVVLTAEDGLKFHNQIFVPKDIKPGERRPAIIFTHGGPSRQMLLGYHYLYFYHMAYAMNQYFANQGYVVMSVNYRSGIGYGREFRSAPNSGQRGSAEYQDLVAAGRYLQSRPDVDAQRIGLYGLSYGGLMTAMGLSRNSDMFAAGVDIAGVHLWGNSLDPENLAFKASSIATIDKWTSPVLLVQGDDDRNVQFSQTVGLVQLLRAKNVHYELIVFPDEVHDFLVFQRWLKTFNAADDFLNRFLRK; this is encoded by the coding sequence ATGAAGAATCATCGCATCCTGACGGCGGGTTGTGCCGTCATTGTTTTCCTTCTGCTTTCCGTCTCGCTCCTATCTGCGCAAAAATCATTCACCATCGAAAAGATCCTGAGCTATTCCTGGCCGTCCGAGCTGGTATCGGCAAAAAAGGCGGACCGCATCGCCTGGTTGGAAGCCGAACGGGGATTGCGCAATGTCTACACCGCGGTGGGGCCCGGCTTCAAGCCTGTCCGTCTTACCGATTTCATGCAGGACGATGGCAAAGAGCTTACCGGGCTCAGGATTTCAGAGGATGGTTCGGTGGTCGTTTTCGTTCGCGGCCAGGGCCCCAACCGTGACGGTTGGATCGCGAATCCAGCGAACGATGCGGCTGGCGGTCACCAGGAAATCTGGTCGGTCAGCACGAGGAAGGGAAAGCCCGCAAGACTCGCAGAGGCGAACGGACCCGTCCTTGCTCCCAACGGCAAGTGGGTGCTCTTCGTCCGTGACGGCCAGATCTTCGAAGTTCCGGTGAATGTTTCCGGCAAGCTTGCCGCAACATCAAGCGGGGAGCCGCTGATCAAGGCATGGGGGAGAAACGGCGACCCCAAGTGGTCGCCCGACAGCAAGAAGATCGCTTTTGTCAGCAATCGAACGGACCACAGCCTCATCGTGATCTATGATCACGAGAAGCGGCAGCTCGCCTACCTGTCGCCTTCCGTCGACAGGGACTCCAGTCCCACATGGTCGCCCGACGGCAAAAGGATCGCATTTCTCCGCAGGCCCGGGGCCTCGTTTGTGCAGACGACCACACTCGCCCAACAGCAGGCGCAACAGGGGAGAGGAGTCGGTACCGGCAGAGTCGGCGGTGCGCCTCAGGCCGGAAGGGGCGGGGCGGCACAGGGAGGGCAGAGGGGGGCTGGGGCTTCGATCTACCAGCGTGCAGAACTCCCGGGCGGCCATACCCTCGCCATCTTCGTGGCTGATGTGGCGTCGGGAGAGGCACACGAAATCTGGCATCCTGCGCAGGAGGATCCATCCTTCGCACCGAACAACCGCATCGAATGGGCAGGGAACAGCCTGATCTTTCAGCTGGTGCGCAACAACTGGCAGCATTACTTTTCGCTTCCCACCTCCGGCGGCGACAATGTGATGCCCGTCGATCTCACGCCTGGCGAGGGGGAAACGCCCGGCTCAGATGAGGCCGAAACCCTCGGCGTGTCCAGCAATGGCGCCTACCTCTACTACGGCACCAACGTCGGTGACATCGACCGGCGCCATGTCTGGAAAACTCCGACAGGCGGCGGCGCTCCTGTCCAGCTCACCAAGGGAGAGGGAATCGAGAACTATCCGGCTGCGCTGGCCTCCGGGGACAAAGTGGCATGTTTTTATGCCGACGCGAAGCAGCCGAAGTGCATTGCAATTGTGCCGGCCGAAGGGGGGAAACCGAACATTATCTCCCGCAAGCTGCCGGCGGATTTTCCCTACGATGCGCAGGTCGTGCCTGAGCAGGTAGTCCTGACTGCCGAAGATGGGTTGAAATTTCACAATCAGATTTTCGTGCCGAAAGACATCAAACCGGGCGAGCGCCGGCCGGCCATCATCTTCACCCATGGCGGCCCCAGCCGTCAGATGTTGCTCGGCTATCACTACCTGTACTTCTACCACATGGCCTATGCGATGAATCAGTACTTCGCGAACCAGGGGTATGTGGTCATGTCCGTGAATTACCGATCCGGGATCGGCTACGGCCGGGAGTTCAGGTCGGCGCCGAACAGCGGCCAACGAGGGTCCGCTGAATATCAGGATCTCGTCGCAGCGGGGCGCTATCTGCAATCACGCCCGGATGTCGATGCCCAACGCATCGGCTTGTACGGGCTGTCCTACGGCGGCCTCATGACTGCGATGGGCCTTTCCAGGAACTCCGACATGTTTGCCGCCGGAGTCGACATTGCCGGCGTGCACCTCTGGGGCAATTCCCTGGATCCGGAGAACCTGGCCTTCAAGGCATCTTCGATTGCAACCATAGACAAATGGACGTCTCCGGTTCTGCTGGTGCAGGGCGATGACGATCGCAACGTCCAGTTCTCACAGACCGTCGGCCTCGTCCAGCTGCTCAGGGCAAAGAATGTGCATTACGAGCTGATCGTCTTTCCTGATGAAGTGCACGATTTCCTCGTCTTCCAGAGATGGCTGAAGACTTTCAATGCAGCCGACGATTTCCTGAATCGTTTCCTGAGGAAGTAA
- a CDS encoding diguanylate cyclase — translation MPELNYGQIGLLGVQATLVSILLLVLFRLRTRFRLSLLFITLGAFQQMQMTLARSFYVELAPGVLVSPGSVVLFTSGLFAALLIYIREDASEARKLIYGLVIANISIEVLSFLFGRQFDGRGMQNLYHLPRELFVHDPRIAFSGSIALLVDVIVVIIAYEWVSRHVSRFLFLRIYVSMVLVLSIDTLIFTAGSFWGQPVFLSVFLSGWMGKILISIFYAVVLSLYLRFFEKPEYVEPRGDVRIQDIFQMLTYRQKYESLRERVVRDPLTGLYNRGFFDDMLPKELERASRLRRPLALLMLDVDHFKEYNDSLGHPAGDKVLTLIGATLSGSLRSSDMACRYGGEEFAAILPDADPRFARVTAERIRNNLRQKWGEAEPRLPGTCVTITMGASFFPDEATSMPSLVMLADQRLYLGKRGGRDRIVLQDTVATVAD, via the coding sequence ATGCCCGAACTCAATTACGGCCAGATCGGCCTGCTCGGGGTGCAGGCGACGCTGGTCTCAATCCTGCTGCTGGTCTTGTTTCGCCTGCGAACTCGCTTCCGGCTTTCCCTGCTCTTCATCACGCTGGGTGCCTTTCAACAGATGCAGATGACGCTGGCGCGTTCCTTCTATGTGGAGCTCGCGCCCGGTGTCCTGGTCAGCCCAGGGTCGGTTGTATTGTTCACGTCCGGCCTCTTTGCGGCTCTCCTGATCTACATTCGAGAGGATGCCTCTGAAGCCCGAAAGCTGATCTACGGCTTGGTCATTGCGAACATCTCCATCGAAGTTCTGTCCTTTCTGTTCGGCCGTCAATTCGACGGCCGCGGCATGCAGAACCTCTACCATCTGCCGCGCGAGCTGTTCGTGCACGATCCGCGTATCGCCTTTTCCGGTTCCATCGCTTTGCTCGTAGATGTCATCGTGGTCATCATCGCCTACGAGTGGGTCAGCCGGCACGTTTCCCGCTTTCTGTTTTTGCGGATTTACGTCTCGATGGTGCTCGTTCTTTCAATCGATACCCTGATTTTCACTGCCGGCAGTTTTTGGGGGCAGCCAGTGTTTCTGTCGGTTTTTCTTTCCGGGTGGATGGGCAAGATCCTGATCTCAATTTTCTATGCCGTGGTTCTGTCCCTCTACCTGCGCTTCTTCGAGAAGCCCGAATACGTCGAGCCTCGCGGCGACGTCCGGATCCAGGACATCTTCCAGATGCTCACTTACCGCCAGAAGTACGAATCGCTGCGTGAAAGGGTTGTGCGCGACCCGTTGACGGGGCTCTACAACCGCGGATTTTTCGACGACATGCTGCCCAAGGAACTGGAACGCGCCTCGCGGCTGCGTCGGCCTCTTGCTCTGCTGATGCTGGATGTGGACCATTTCAAAGAGTACAACGACTCGCTGGGGCACCCTGCGGGCGACAAGGTACTGACTCTGATAGGAGCCACATTGAGTGGGAGCCTGCGGTCCAGTGACATGGCATGCCGTTACGGCGGCGAAGAGTTCGCGGCGATTCTCCCTGACGCAGATCCGAGATTTGCGCGCGTCACTGCCGAACGAATTCGGAACAACCTCAGGCAGAAGTGGGGAGAGGCAGAGCCGCGCCTTCCCGGCACCTGCGTGACGATCACCATGGGAGCGTCGTTTTTCCCCGACGAGGCGACCTCGATGCCCTCCCTGGTCATGCTTGCGGACCAGCGGCTCTATCTGGGGAAACGTGGCGGGCGCGATCGCATCGTGCTTCAAGATACTGTTGCGACCGTCGCCGACTAG